From the Streptomyces syringium genome, one window contains:
- a CDS encoding peptidoglycan recognition protein family protein, with the protein MRGIFVTSTVTACAAALTLPLLTTPTGAATAPAVRTAPAAGPSGVPGSTRSLPLVPLPGGDRALGGRTAERGLPPREVEPFSLVGIVWDSAAAELRGQAQVRTRAVGSHRWSAWQDVQIHDDDRPDLDSAEGASGRRRGATAPLWVGASDAVQVRVRAETVTDRTPEGPAFPVGLRLELVDPGKDPAPGPARPQGQAPSVPAAAPARAAGEPTIAASPVLGEEEAATSAVNSLLAPLGATEIPARDKDGSGADVAATGPGDAPVKSPPQDPDTDGAADVDTTDDAADAAADDAADGADQGSRYVEGGGYIGPRPRIVTRAGWGADESIRERGFVYTKTVRAAFVHHTASGNKYSCSQSASVIRGIYRYHVQSSGWRDMGYNFLVDKCGTIYEGRSGGVAKAVMGAHTLGFNSNSMGIAVLGTFASSTPPTAAVDAVARLTAWKLGLFGRNPLGSTTLVSAGGNLFKKGTKVRLKVISGHRDGYATECPGDLLYKKLGKARSTAARLQGR; encoded by the coding sequence ATGCGTGGAATCTTCGTTACTTCTACCGTCACCGCCTGTGCCGCCGCCCTCACCCTGCCGCTGCTCACCACTCCCACCGGCGCCGCCACCGCGCCCGCCGTCCGGACCGCCCCCGCTGCCGGCCCGAGCGGCGTGCCGGGCTCGACCCGGTCACTGCCGCTGGTGCCGCTCCCCGGCGGCGACCGTGCCCTCGGCGGCCGTACCGCCGAGCGGGGGCTGCCGCCCCGGGAGGTCGAGCCGTTCTCCCTGGTGGGCATCGTCTGGGACAGCGCCGCCGCCGAGCTGCGCGGCCAGGCCCAGGTCCGTACCCGCGCGGTGGGCAGCCACCGGTGGTCCGCGTGGCAGGACGTGCAGATCCACGACGACGACCGCCCCGATCTCGACTCCGCCGAGGGCGCCAGCGGCCGTCGGCGGGGCGCCACCGCGCCCCTGTGGGTCGGTGCCTCCGACGCCGTCCAGGTCCGCGTCCGCGCCGAGACCGTGACGGACCGGACCCCCGAAGGCCCGGCCTTCCCCGTGGGCCTGCGCCTCGAACTCGTCGATCCCGGCAAGGACCCGGCCCCCGGGCCCGCCCGGCCCCAGGGCCAAGCGCCGTCCGTGCCGGCCGCCGCACCGGCGCGGGCGGCCGGGGAGCCGACCATCGCCGCTTCCCCGGTCCTCGGCGAGGAGGAGGCCGCCACCTCGGCCGTCAACTCCCTCCTCGCCCCGCTGGGCGCCACCGAGATCCCCGCCCGCGACAAGGACGGCTCCGGGGCCGACGTCGCCGCCACCGGACCCGGCGACGCCCCGGTCAAGAGCCCGCCCCAGGACCCGGACACCGACGGGGCCGCGGACGTGGACACCACGGACGACGCCGCCGACGCCGCCGCGGACGACGCCGCCGACGGTGCCGACCAGGGGTCGCGCTACGTCGAGGGCGGTGGCTACATCGGGCCGCGCCCCCGCATCGTCACCCGGGCCGGCTGGGGCGCCGACGAGTCCATCCGCGAGCGGGGCTTCGTCTACACCAAGACCGTGCGGGCGGCCTTCGTGCACCACACCGCCTCCGGCAACAAATACAGCTGCTCCCAGTCCGCCTCCGTCATCCGGGGGATCTACCGCTACCACGTCCAGAGCAGCGGCTGGCGGGACATGGGCTACAACTTCCTCGTCGACAAATGCGGCACGATCTACGAAGGCCGCTCGGGCGGCGTGGCGAAAGCCGTCATGGGCGCCCACACGCTCGGTTTCAACTCCAACAGCATGGGCATCGCCGTTCTCGGGACCTTCGCGAGTTCCACCCCGCCCACCGCCGCGGTCGACGCCGTGGCCAGACTCACCGCTTGGAAGCTCGGACTGTTCGGCCGCAACCCCCTCGGCTCCACGACCCTGGTGTCCGCCGGCGGAAACCTGTTCAAGAAGGGGACCAAGGTCAGGCTCAAGGTCATCTCGGGACACCGCGACGGCTACGCCACCGAGTGCCCCGGCGACCTCCTCTACAAGAAGCTCGGCAAGGCCCGCAGCACCGCGGCCCGCCTCCAGGGACGCTGA
- a CDS encoding LCP family protein produces the protein MDAQGRGRAGDIDPADQWVFDPKTGSYELRLDHAEESEATPGSGTSATASSSASADSGSPAVPAPARSRVGTQGKPGRRTVPGQRGNPRRAGAKPAQGRRKPKPKQSKKKKALMWTGGTLAFVLVGGSVAAYLVYQHFNNNIDKVDVGINNDAVIDGPVNILVIGTDKRDGKGNEGYGDPGSVGHADTTLLFHVSEDRTNATALSIPRDMITDIPECPTKKDGQTKIIPGTKGVRFNESLGQEGRDPGCTWRTVEALTGLKVTHFMMADFNAVKELSSAVGGVEVCLAKDINDPKSHLKLSKGRHEIEGEDALAFVRTRHSVGFESDLDRIKLQQQFLSSMIRKMKSGDTLSNPKKLYDLGNAATKSLTVDTGIGSVSKLTSLGKELSKVDLENITFATVPVKDNPAEGKNHRTVVLDKPKADPLFAMVQQDVSLTEVKEKEKKAKDAADAKQAALLKGPKAEPAAVRVKVQNGSGRVGAAQEAVTWMQNSKGMRLTSNGGNATGGKKDKTVLEYAPNQADQARRLAEIMGLPVEALKQATSDAAPTAGMTLVLGADFKAAGTPISIPAPAKAPKDIQKIEADDKNICAK, from the coding sequence GTGGACGCGCAGGGCCGTGGGCGGGCGGGCGACATCGACCCCGCCGACCAGTGGGTCTTCGACCCGAAAACAGGCAGCTACGAGCTGCGCCTTGACCATGCCGAGGAGTCGGAGGCGACTCCCGGGAGCGGCACGTCCGCGACTGCTTCATCCTCTGCTTCCGCAGATTCCGGCTCCCCCGCCGTACCGGCTCCCGCGAGATCGCGGGTCGGGACGCAGGGCAAGCCCGGCCGCCGTACGGTGCCCGGGCAGCGCGGCAATCCCCGGCGCGCCGGGGCCAAGCCGGCGCAGGGACGGCGCAAGCCGAAGCCGAAGCAGAGCAAGAAGAAGAAGGCGCTGATGTGGACGGGCGGCACGCTCGCCTTCGTCCTGGTCGGCGGCTCGGTGGCGGCCTACCTGGTCTACCAGCACTTCAACAACAACATCGACAAGGTCGATGTCGGGATAAACAACGACGCGGTCATCGACGGCCCGGTGAACATCCTGGTCATCGGCACCGACAAGCGTGACGGCAAGGGCAACGAGGGCTACGGCGACCCGGGCAGCGTCGGCCACGCCGACACCACGCTGCTGTTCCACGTCTCGGAGGACCGGACGAACGCCACGGCGCTCTCCATCCCCCGTGACATGATCACCGACATTCCGGAGTGCCCCACCAAGAAGGACGGCCAGACCAAAATCATCCCGGGCACGAAGGGCGTCCGCTTCAACGAGAGCCTGGGCCAGGAGGGCCGTGACCCGGGCTGCACCTGGCGGACCGTCGAGGCGCTCACCGGCCTGAAGGTCACGCACTTCATGATGGCCGACTTCAACGCCGTCAAGGAGCTGTCGTCGGCGGTCGGCGGTGTCGAGGTGTGCCTGGCCAAGGACATCAACGACCCCAAGTCGCACCTCAAGCTGAGCAAGGGCCGGCACGAGATCGAGGGCGAGGACGCCCTCGCGTTCGTCCGGACCCGGCACAGCGTCGGCTTCGAGAGCGACCTGGACCGCATCAAGCTCCAGCAGCAGTTCCTGAGTTCGATGATCCGGAAGATGAAGTCCGGTGACACGCTCTCCAACCCGAAGAAGCTGTACGACCTGGGCAACGCGGCCACCAAGTCGCTCACCGTCGACACCGGCATAGGTTCCGTCAGCAAACTGACCAGCCTGGGCAAGGAGCTCAGCAAGGTCGACCTCGAGAACATCACCTTCGCGACCGTCCCCGTCAAGGACAACCCCGCCGAGGGGAAGAACCACCGGACGGTCGTCCTCGACAAGCCGAAGGCCGATCCGCTCTTCGCCATGGTCCAGCAGGACGTCTCCCTCACCGAGGTGAAGGAGAAGGAGAAGAAGGCCAAGGACGCGGCGGACGCCAAGCAGGCGGCCCTGCTCAAGGGGCCCAAGGCGGAGCCCGCGGCCGTGCGGGTGAAGGTGCAGAACGGCAGTGGCCGGGTGGGTGCCGCCCAGGAGGCCGTCACCTGGATGCAGAACTCCAAGGGCATGCGCCTCACGAGCAACGGCGGCAACGCCACGGGCGGCAAGAAGGACAAGACGGTCCTGGAGTACGCCCCCAATCAGGCGGACCAGGCGCGTCGGCTCGCCGAGATCATGGGACTGCCGGTCGAGGCCCTCAAGCAGGCCACGTCCGACGCCGCGCCGACGGCCGGGATGACGCTCGTCCTGGGCGCCGACTTCAAGGCCGCCGGCACCCCGATCTCCATCCCCGCCCCCGCGAAAGCACCCAAAGACATCCAAAAGATCGAAGCCGACGACAAGAACATCTGCGCCAAATGA
- a CDS encoding LCP family protein translates to MTDRPGSPSSPGTPAAGPTGGAWGAPTPAPAPRRRRRWLRWVALGMTLLTLTAAGVGWALYQRLDSNITTDTDTADELARWEKERPVALVQGAQNILIIGSDTRGAGNGAYGTDSGTQRSDTTILLHLAADRRSATAVSLPRDLMAKIPSCRQSDGSRTNERFAQFNWAYELAGAACTIRTVENITRIRVDHHVIVDFNGFKRLVDAIDGVEVCLKQPVDDDDAKLRLPAGRQVLRGEAALGYVRARYSLGNGSDTERMGRQQEFLGSLFREMQSSGVLLNPARLYPVLDAATSSLTTDAGLDTLRKLYDLVRTVRDIPSERVQFLTVPRRPYVHNSARDELVQPDADQLFEQLRNDRPVAVGMHVRAADNKPRREPAPSDPGTSAPATGSPEPTTPPTYEGTTAARGMCG, encoded by the coding sequence GTGACAGACCGCCCTGGAAGCCCCAGCAGCCCCGGCACGCCCGCCGCCGGCCCCACCGGCGGGGCGTGGGGCGCCCCCACGCCCGCCCCCGCACCACGGCGACGGCGCCGATGGCTGCGCTGGGTGGCGCTGGGGATGACGCTGCTGACGCTCACGGCGGCCGGGGTCGGCTGGGCGCTCTACCAACGGCTCGACAGCAACATCACCACCGACACCGACACCGCGGACGAGCTGGCGCGCTGGGAGAAGGAGCGCCCGGTCGCGCTGGTGCAGGGCGCGCAGAACATCCTGATCATCGGCTCCGACACCCGCGGCGCCGGAAACGGCGCGTACGGCACCGACAGCGGCACGCAGCGCTCGGACACCACGATCCTGCTGCACCTGGCCGCCGACCGGCGCAGCGCGACCGCCGTCAGCCTCCCCCGGGACCTGATGGCGAAGATCCCGAGCTGCCGGCAGTCCGACGGCTCCCGGACGAACGAGCGGTTCGCGCAGTTCAACTGGGCGTACGAACTGGCGGGCGCGGCCTGCACGATCCGCACGGTCGAGAACATCACCCGGATCCGCGTCGACCACCACGTGATCGTGGACTTCAACGGCTTCAAGCGGCTGGTCGACGCCATCGACGGTGTCGAGGTCTGCCTCAAGCAGCCCGTGGACGACGACGACGCGAAGCTGCGGCTGCCCGCGGGCCGCCAGGTGCTGCGCGGAGAGGCCGCGCTGGGATACGTACGGGCCCGCTACAGCCTCGGCAACGGCAGCGACACCGAACGGATGGGGCGGCAGCAGGAGTTCCTGGGCTCGCTGTTCCGCGAGATGCAGAGCAGCGGCGTGCTGCTCAACCCCGCGCGGCTCTATCCGGTGCTCGACGCGGCGACGTCCTCGCTGACCACGGACGCCGGGCTGGACACCCTCCGCAAGCTGTACGACCTGGTGCGCACCGTACGGGACATCCCCTCCGAACGGGTCCAGTTCCTCACCGTGCCGCGCCGCCCGTACGTCCACAACAGCGCCCGTGACGAACTGGTGCAGCCGGACGCCGACCAGCTCTTCGAGCAGTTGCGGAACGACCGGCCGGTGGCGGTCGGGATGCACGTACGGGCGGCCGACAACAAGCCCCGGCGGGAGCCGGCGCCTTCGGATCCCGGCACTTCGGCGCCCGCCACGGGATCCCCTGAGCCCACTACTCCGCCCACCTACGAGGGAACCACCGCAGCACGTGGCATGTGTGGATGA
- a CDS encoding sugar phosphate nucleotidyltransferase has product MTEAILLVGGKGTRLRPLTVHTPKPMVPAAGVPFLTHQLARARAAGIEHIVLATSYLAEVFEPYFGDGSALGLHLEYVTEEEPLGTGGAIRNVASKLHSAPDDPVLIFNGDILTGLDIEALVDTHRTTGADVSLHLTRVEDPRAFGLVPTDADGRVTAFLEKPQTPEEIVTDQINAGAYVFNRSVIDSIPAGRPVSVERETFPGLLASGAHLQGMVDSTYWLDLGTPQAFVRGSADLVLGRAPSPAVPGRCGDRLVLDSADVAPDAKITGGSVIGAGARVEPGARVDGSTVLDGAVIETGADVRDSLIGAGAHVGARTVLTGAVIGDGARIGADNELRDGVRVWCGAVLPDGAVRFSSDQ; this is encoded by the coding sequence GTGACTGAAGCGATCCTCCTGGTCGGGGGCAAGGGCACCAGGCTGCGCCCGCTCACGGTGCACACGCCCAAGCCCATGGTCCCGGCGGCCGGAGTGCCCTTCCTCACGCACCAACTGGCGCGGGCGCGCGCGGCGGGGATCGAGCACATCGTGCTCGCCACGTCCTATCTGGCCGAGGTCTTCGAGCCGTACTTCGGCGACGGCTCCGCGCTGGGCCTGCACCTGGAGTACGTCACCGAGGAGGAGCCGCTCGGCACGGGCGGAGCCATCCGCAACGTCGCCTCCAAGCTGCACTCCGCCCCGGACGACCCCGTCCTGATCTTCAACGGCGACATCCTCACCGGCCTCGACATCGAGGCACTGGTCGACACGCACCGCACGACGGGCGCGGACGTCTCCCTGCACCTGACACGGGTCGAGGACCCGAGGGCCTTCGGCCTGGTGCCCACCGACGCCGACGGCCGCGTCACCGCCTTCCTGGAGAAGCCGCAGACGCCCGAGGAGATCGTCACCGACCAGATCAACGCGGGCGCGTACGTCTTCAACCGGTCGGTCATCGACTCCATCCCCGCGGGCCGGCCCGTCTCCGTCGAGCGCGAGACCTTCCCCGGACTGCTCGCCTCGGGCGCGCACCTCCAGGGCATGGTCGACTCCACGTACTGGCTCGACCTCGGCACCCCGCAGGCCTTCGTCCGCGGCTCCGCCGACCTGGTCCTCGGCCGTGCCCCGTCCCCGGCCGTCCCCGGCCGCTGCGGCGACCGGCTGGTCCTCGACAGCGCCGACGTCGCCCCGGACGCCAAGATCACCGGCGGCTCGGTCATCGGCGCGGGAGCCCGCGTCGAGCCCGGCGCGCGCGTCGACGGCAGCACGGTCCTCGACGGCGCGGTCATCGAGACGGGTGCGGACGTGCGCGACTCGCTCATCGGCGCAGGTGCGCACGTAGGGGCGCGTACGGTCCTGACGGGCGCCGTCATTGGCGACGGTGCGCGCATCGGCGCCGACAACGAACTGCGCGACGGGGTCCGCGTCTGGTGCGGCGCGGTCCTGCCGGACGGCGCGGTGCGGTTCTCGTCCGACCAGTAG
- a CDS encoding LCP family protein produces MTAPARSPRQARPRPNRPRHSAPRRPRWGLRLATGAAVAVLGTGGIGHAVVTGIEGGIGRVDPFGGLSNRPQTSQGKNILVVGTDGRDKITEEERTRYRLGGAPCHCTDTVMLVHLSARHDRASVISLPRDTYVEIPERADAQGRIRPAHPQKLNAAYAEGGPSLTVRAVEQLTRVHVDHYLEVDFASFMKTVDVLGGVRVCTVRPLKDVYTGLDLPVGSSDLNGGQALQYVRSRHLDGGSDLGRMQRQQRFLASLIHKAAGGEGLLNPVKFQEVGTTLLGSVRADRGFGSAELVELAQGMKNLTPASAEFASVPIGIANFPVPRVGSTVKWDEAAAGKMFQALREDRPLTVHAPRRSQDAKPQARPADQPATPVDVAPGQIRVQVLNGSGRTGLGRETDNALHATGFATTGLPTDAPGPLTQRTVISYDPRWDRSVRSVAAALPGAELRPAPGQGPLMKVTLGTDFKGVHPVRAQDPPQAAGAAPAAVRGDQVVCPDGA; encoded by the coding sequence GTGACCGCACCGGCCCGCTCCCCCCGCCAGGCCAGGCCCCGCCCGAACCGGCCCCGCCACAGCGCGCCCCGCCGCCCGCGCTGGGGACTGCGCCTCGCCACCGGCGCCGCCGTGGCCGTGCTGGGCACCGGCGGCATCGGACACGCGGTGGTCACGGGGATCGAGGGCGGCATCGGGCGGGTGGATCCGTTCGGGGGCCTGTCGAACCGGCCGCAGACCAGTCAGGGCAAGAACATCCTCGTCGTCGGCACGGACGGCCGCGACAAGATCACGGAGGAGGAGCGGACCCGTTACCGGCTGGGCGGCGCGCCCTGTCACTGCACCGACACGGTGATGCTGGTGCACCTCTCCGCCCGGCACGACCGGGCCAGTGTGATCAGCCTGCCGCGCGACACCTACGTCGAGATCCCCGAGCGCGCCGACGCGCAGGGCCGGATCCGCCCCGCCCATCCGCAGAAGCTCAACGCGGCGTACGCGGAGGGCGGGCCGAGTCTGACCGTACGGGCGGTGGAGCAGCTGACCCGGGTGCACGTCGATCACTACCTGGAGGTCGACTTCGCCAGCTTCATGAAGACGGTCGACGTGCTGGGCGGGGTCCGGGTGTGCACGGTGCGACCGCTCAAGGACGTCTACACGGGCCTCGACCTGCCGGTGGGGTCCAGCGACCTCAACGGCGGGCAGGCGCTCCAGTACGTGCGCTCCCGGCATCTCGACGGGGGCTCCGACCTCGGCCGGATGCAGCGGCAGCAGCGGTTCCTCGCCTCGCTGATCCACAAGGCGGCGGGCGGTGAGGGCCTGCTGAACCCGGTGAAGTTCCAGGAGGTCGGGACGACGCTGCTCGGCTCGGTGCGGGCCGACCGGGGGTTCGGCAGCGCCGAGCTGGTCGAGCTGGCCCAGGGGATGAAGAATCTGACGCCCGCCTCGGCCGAGTTCGCCTCGGTGCCGATCGGTATCGCGAATTTTCCCGTGCCGCGCGTCGGCTCAACGGTGAAGTGGGACGAGGCGGCGGCCGGGAAGATGTTCCAGGCCCTGCGCGAGGACCGGCCGCTGACCGTGCACGCCCCCCGGCGGTCGCAGGACGCGAAGCCACAGGCCAGGCCGGCGGACCAGCCCGCGACGCCGGTGGACGTGGCGCCCGGACAGATCCGGGTACAGGTCCTCAACGGCAGCGGCCGCACGGGTCTGGGCCGCGAGACCGACAACGCCCTGCACGCGACGGGCTTCGCCACCACCGGCCTGCCGACGGACGCGCCCGGACCGCTGACCCAGCGGACGGTGATCTCCTACGACCCGCGCTGGGACCGCTCGGTCCGCTCCGTCGCGGCGGCACTCCCGGGCGCGGAACTACGCCCGGCACCGGGCCAGGGCCCGCTGATGAAGGTGACCCTGGGCACGGACTTCAAGGGCGTCCACCCGGTACGCGCCCAGGACCCCCCACAAGCCGCGGGGGCCGCCCCGGCGGCGGTCCGGGGCGACCAGGTGGTCTGCCCGGACGGCGCATAA
- a CDS encoding LCP family protein, translating into MRQSSGVRGPAGTSADDTAGGGVPAARKSGRRGRRAKKSDAAGGEATDATRGEGAGAERSWDAETEGRTDSEGGEDATSDAPSGGDRADTADADKPEGNGAATARAGRKATRKATHAKNRSAKRKRKRTRTRAARIARWTALSLAVIVLGTAAAGYFYYEHLNGNLKKGDLNLGDKRLDRSAANAAGQRPLNILILGSDSRNSKKNVELGGAREDAGRKPLADVQMLVHVSADRSNMSVISVPRDTRVTIPKCTDPEDGTVYKETDRQIINTSLMNGGPGCTVAAWEELTGIPVDHFMMIDFAGVVSMADAVGGVPVCVDANVYDKDSGLRLTKGSHKVKGEQALQWLRTRHGFEDGSDIGRTHAQHIYMNAMVRQLKGGTKLSDPGQLTDLAEAATKALTVDKDLGSVKKLYDLGNDIKRVPSGRITMATMPWVSDPQDPDAHVIPKPGDADKLFSLVRNDIALDGKDKKSDKGGPKPTVPAAPKGDIALTVFNGTGTAVQPPATRRASDIAEFLVKAGFTKTTSDSAPRAQADTTITYPKTAERPDAEAVAKALGLPESALRMSPTVDRVTLVIGSDWRTGTKYPKTEEPEESDSSQEPTGGATGDGKKDDKGGKGEKDGDNKAPKSSDPLNGNDTSACMNVNPLNRF; encoded by the coding sequence ATGCGGCAGAGCAGCGGCGTGCGGGGACCGGCTGGCACCTCAGCCGACGACACGGCCGGCGGCGGGGTTCCGGCCGCCAGGAAGTCCGGGCGCCGGGGCCGCCGGGCGAAGAAGTCCGACGCGGCCGGCGGCGAAGCCACGGACGCCACCCGTGGCGAGGGTGCCGGGGCCGAGCGCTCCTGGGACGCCGAGACCGAGGGACGCACCGACTCCGAGGGCGGCGAAGACGCCACGTCGGACGCGCCCTCCGGAGGCGACCGGGCCGACACCGCCGACGCGGACAAGCCCGAAGGCAACGGGGCCGCCACCGCCAGAGCCGGCCGCAAGGCCACCCGCAAGGCCACCCACGCCAAGAACCGATCGGCCAAGCGCAAGCGCAAGCGCACGCGCACGCGCGCTGCCCGAATAGCCCGCTGGACCGCGCTCTCCCTCGCGGTCATCGTCCTCGGCACTGCGGCCGCCGGGTACTTCTACTACGAGCACCTCAACGGCAACCTCAAAAAGGGCGACCTCAACCTCGGCGACAAGCGGCTCGACCGCAGCGCGGCCAACGCGGCGGGCCAACGCCCCCTGAACATCCTGATCCTGGGCTCCGACAGCCGGAACAGCAAGAAGAACGTCGAGCTCGGCGGCGCCCGCGAGGACGCGGGGCGCAAGCCGCTCGCCGACGTCCAGATGCTGGTGCACGTCTCGGCCGACCGCAGCAACATGTCGGTGATCAGCGTGCCGCGCGACACCCGGGTGACGATCCCCAAGTGCACCGACCCGGAGGACGGCACGGTCTACAAGGAGACCGACCGTCAGATCATCAACACCAGCCTGATGAACGGCGGCCCGGGCTGCACGGTCGCCGCCTGGGAAGAGCTGACCGGCATTCCCGTCGACCACTTCATGATGATCGACTTCGCCGGTGTGGTGAGCATGGCCGACGCGGTCGGCGGCGTTCCGGTGTGTGTGGACGCCAACGTCTACGACAAGGACTCCGGTCTGCGGCTGACGAAGGGCTCGCACAAGGTCAAGGGCGAGCAGGCCCTGCAGTGGCTGCGCACCCGGCACGGCTTCGAGGACGGCAGCGACATCGGCCGCACCCACGCCCAGCACATCTATATGAACGCCATGGTCCGCCAGCTCAAGGGCGGTACCAAGCTCTCGGACCCCGGCCAGCTCACCGACCTCGCCGAGGCCGCCACCAAGGCGCTCACCGTCGACAAGGACCTCGGCTCGGTCAAGAAGCTCTACGACCTCGGCAACGACATCAAGCGCGTGCCGTCCGGGCGCATCACGATGGCCACCATGCCGTGGGTCTCCGATCCGCAGGACCCGGACGCACACGTGATACCGAAGCCGGGGGACGCCGACAAGCTCTTCTCGCTCGTCCGCAACGACATCGCGCTGGACGGCAAGGACAAGAAGTCGGACAAGGGCGGCCCGAAGCCCACCGTGCCGGCGGCGCCGAAGGGCGACATCGCTCTCACGGTGTTCAACGGCACCGGCACCGCCGTCCAGCCGCCGGCCACCCGTCGGGCCTCGGACATCGCCGAGTTCCTCGTGAAGGCGGGTTTCACCAAGACGACGTCGGACTCCGCCCCGCGTGCTCAGGCGGACACGACGATCACCTATCCGAAGACCGCCGAGCGGCCGGACGCCGAGGCCGTGGCCAAGGCCCTCGGGCTGCCGGAGAGCGCGCTGCGGATGTCCCCCACGGTCGACCGGGTGACGCTGGTCATCGGCAGCGACTGGCGTACGGGCACGAAGTACCCGAAGACCGAGGAACCCGAGGAGAGCGACTCCTCACAGGAGCCGACGGGCGGGGCGACGGGCGACGGCAAGAAGGACGACAAGGGCGGGAAGGGCGAGAAGGACGGCGACAACAAGGCGCCCAAGAGCTCGGACCCGCTCAACGGCAACGACACGTCGGCGTGCATGAACGTCAATCCGCTGAATCGTTTCTGA
- a CDS encoding glycosyltransferase family 2 protein codes for MPDQQPPAVSVIMPVLNEERYLRTSVRHILEQDYAGELEVVIALGPSTDRTDEIAADLVRETANHPRARVHTVPNPTGRTPAALNAAIKASRHPIVVRVDGHGMLSPNYIATAVRLLDETGAQNVGGIMHAEGENDWERAVAAAMTSKIGVGNAAFHTGGAAGEAETVYLGVFRREALEQQGGYNEEFIRAQDWELNFRIREAGGLIWFSPELKVSYRPRPSVKALAKQYKDYGRWRHVVARFHQGSINMRYLAPPTAVVAIAAGLVVGAAVTPWGLLVPAGYLAAITAGSLPAGKGLSPAARVRIPVALATMHMSWGFGFLTSPRSLAKRVIASRRPAVRAD; via the coding sequence ATGCCCGATCAGCAGCCGCCCGCCGTTTCCGTCATCATGCCGGTGCTCAATGAGGAGCGGTATCTGCGCACCTCCGTGCGGCACATCCTGGAACAGGACTATGCCGGTGAACTCGAGGTCGTGATCGCCCTCGGTCCCTCCACGGACCGCACCGACGAAATCGCCGCCGACCTGGTGCGGGAGACCGCGAACCACCCCCGCGCCCGGGTCCACACGGTGCCGAACCCCACCGGCCGCACCCCTGCCGCGCTCAACGCCGCGATCAAGGCGTCACGCCACCCGATCGTGGTACGCGTCGACGGTCACGGAATGCTCTCGCCCAACTACATCGCGACCGCCGTGCGGCTGCTGGACGAGACCGGCGCCCAGAACGTCGGCGGCATCATGCACGCCGAGGGCGAGAACGACTGGGAGCGGGCCGTCGCCGCCGCCATGACCTCGAAGATCGGCGTGGGCAACGCGGCCTTCCACACGGGAGGCGCGGCCGGCGAGGCCGAAACCGTGTATCTGGGTGTCTTCCGGCGCGAGGCCCTGGAGCAGCAGGGCGGGTACAACGAGGAGTTCATCCGTGCCCAGGACTGGGAGCTGAACTTCCGGATCCGTGAGGCGGGCGGGCTGATCTGGTTCTCCCCGGAGCTCAAGGTCTCCTACCGGCCGCGGCCCAGCGTCAAGGCGCTCGCCAAGCAGTACAAGGACTACGGGCGTTGGCGGCACGTCGTCGCCCGCTTCCACCAGGGCTCGATCAACATGCGTTATCTGGCCCCGCCGACCGCCGTGGTCGCCATCGCGGCCGGTCTCGTGGTCGGCGCGGCCGTCACCCCCTGGGGCCTGCTGGTCCCGGCCGGCTACCTGGCGGCCATCACCGCCGGTTCGCTGCCCGCGGGCAAGGGGCTGTCGCCGGCCGCACGCGTCCGGATCCCGGTGGCGCTGGCGACGATGCACATGTCGTGGGGGTTCGGCTTCCTGACCAGCCCGCGCTCGCTGGCGAAGCGCGTCATCGCCAGCCGCCGCCCGGCCGTCCGGGCCGACTAG
- a CDS encoding TIGR03089 family protein has translation MNAIDRTPADLLRSALAADPARPLVTFYDDATGERVELSVATFANWVAKTANLLQGDLAAGPGDRLALLVPAHWQTAVWLLACSSVGVVAEVGGDPADADLVVSGPDTLEEARACSGERVALALRPLGGRFPQAPQGFADYAVEVPSQGDRFAPFAPVDPDAPALVVDGTELTGAQVVERARTDASQHGLGAGSRLLSGLPYSGWHGLSAGLYAPLAAGGSVVLCRHLDRLSAGALDKRRESERVTVTAP, from the coding sequence ATGAACGCCATCGATCGCACCCCCGCCGACCTGCTGCGTTCCGCGCTCGCCGCGGATCCGGCCCGCCCGCTCGTGACCTTCTACGACGACGCCACCGGCGAGCGCGTGGAACTCTCCGTGGCCACCTTCGCCAATTGGGTGGCGAAGACCGCCAACCTGCTCCAGGGCGATCTCGCCGCCGGGCCCGGGGACCGCCTCGCCCTCCTGGTGCCCGCCCACTGGCAGACCGCCGTCTGGCTGCTCGCCTGCTCCTCCGTCGGCGTCGTGGCCGAGGTCGGCGGCGACCCGGCCGACGCGGACCTGGTCGTCAGCGGCCCGGACACCCTGGAGGAGGCGCGCGCCTGTTCCGGTGAGCGCGTCGCGCTCGCGCTGCGCCCCCTGGGCGGGCGCTTCCCGCAGGCCCCGCAGGGCTTCGCGGACTACGCCGTCGAGGTGCCCAGCCAGGGCGACCGCTTCGCCCCCTTCGCCCCGGTGGACCCGGACGCGCCCGCGCTCGTCGTGGACGGCACGGAGCTGACCGGTGCGCAGGTCGTGGAGCGGGCCCGGACGGACGCCTCCCAGCACGGGCTCGGCGCGGGCTCCCGGCTGCTGTCGGGCCTGCCGTACAGCGGCTGGCACGGGCTGTCCGCCGGGCTGTACGCACCGCTCGCCGCCGGTGGGTCGGTGGTGCTCTGCCGCCACCTCGACCGGCTCTCCGCCGGGGCCCTGGACAAGCGCCGGGAGAGCGAGCGCGTCACCGTGACGGCCCCCTGA